TCGCTTGAGATGGCGGTCGTGGCATACGGAGTGTCATGCATCAGGCCATGATTGAGCGATCGTCCAGGAATatgcatcccttgcttcaagaacactggctttggtgccacccgagaggCATCGTGTGCCGATTCAGCGCCGAACTTAGATTTGCGTGAAAGAGCAGTTATCTCGATCGTTTGCCTTCGGGTACATGAGATACAATCACTTTTGTAATCGGCACCGGACGCGTCGGCGCCTGCGGGCGCTCTGCGTCCGGTGCCGAGTTACGCAAAATCTCGCAAAGTGATCACATCTCCGAAAGCAGTTGACCGAGAATACTGCGCTACGGCAGTACTGCCACTGCTGGTCAACACATGTGGCACTATTTGTACTGTCAGCAATGCGGTTCTGtatcctcgagcaaagcttgcaaaGTAGGCTAACAGAATTTAGACAGTAAAGTTTTGTTCTgcgatgcattacctatctgtgctgtctcttttcgcaacaacgaaattcttgTGCAAGCGAATTATTTCGTGTTCCCCGCCTATTTCGTTATTACGAGGTTCAACTTTATTGTTAAAAGCAGCGTTGTtgtaagtgggtttgactgtacataAGTGTGATTGCTAGAAGTGCCAGGCTAGCATTTTCTTTTATACCTTCTTCCATTTTTATTGTCTTGGCATACCGGGCTCTGAGTGAACTGTTGAGCTTCATTATCACGTGTTCTTGCTCTGAATACGAAGGGGATGTTGCTTTTTATCTTTTGACATTGGAAGGTGCTGGTAAGCTGTCTTTGAGCCGCTGAGACTATTGCAAGTGAAGATATGACACTAGTACCACGAATTGGCTTGTACTCATATGAATTTTAGCTGAGAGATTCTCTCTGCGAGGTTTGCTAGAATTTTTCTTGGTTGTATTTATTGCCTGGGCTTGCAACCTTCAGGGATTCAAATTTTTGCTTAACATTTTTCTGGCTGGAAGTTTTAGTGCTCCTTGATGTTGTATACAAAAATGAAATGCTGGTTACTCATTGTAGGGTGCTTGCAAGCTGCTTGTGGGCACACAAAAGAGACTCGTCACTTTTGAGAGCGAATGAGATGACATCAATGGGAGCACACACTTCCTCTTCCAAATTCATTTACACAAGCATTTCAAAACATAGTACTAATGTCAGTTTTATTGTGTTGATAGTTGATATCATATTACAAAGTGTAGAGACCGTGTGTTCACTGACGTTCCCTCTTACAAATGTAGAAGCTTTATTACTTGTCACAGAAGGACTCTAGTTGCACGCAATATCTCCCTTTTAGCTTTGTGATTTTGTGAAATTGGAACAGGTAAATGTGTCAGACAGTAATCCATTTGAGCCCTGACTGATTTTTGAAAGTACAGAAGACAGTTCAGagaagaactttttttttaccctATTGTATTTGCAGGAGAAAAAGTTCCTGCTTCAGAACAAGATGGATGAGTTAAAAGATAAAAGCAAACAGTTGGTGGAGAATTTTGAAGGGAAAAGGCACGAACTCATCCAGAAGTGGGAAGAGAAGTCAAGGGAATTCATCTTTAACTTCCTGGAGCTCTTTGGCAGGGAAGGAAGGCTGGTAAGTTTCTGTTTGCATTCTTTccccctttcttttgttttttggcCAAATATCATCATGCACTCATCGACGACCATGGTGCGTAACGTTCAATGGTCTTCAGACACCACCTTAAGTTCAGGTTAAAGTGGTGAGCATCCTAGCATGTGCCATTACTTGAGAGTTACAGCTGCTCTATTTCTCTAAGGAAGCACTTTCTGGTTATTGCTTGAAACGGTTCGCTTGTGCTTGCGTGAAGAATATGCAGGAAAAAAACAAATTTGCTGGGCATCCTGTGTATAACGATGCATGCTCGTTGTAGCTGGAGGCAGTTTCTCTATCAGTAGGTTAGCTATTTCTTGAGCATGTGCATCTATTAGCACCTTCAATTTGCCTGAATCAGTTTGTGTTAGCGACTTTGGGCACTCAGCAGCAGGGCAGAGATCTCCATGTGTCTGTCTTAGTTTGCCGATCTTTGGATGGTTGTTGTCAGGCCAGTGCTTCGACGAAATTCTTTAACAAGTGGATGTGAGTTGCACGGTCCTCTGCATTTTTCCTTCTCTGGTTTTTATGCTAGACACATCCTATATACATGACCCCATCAAGGTGTGGTCCAGGCTTGAGCCATTTTTGGTATATTGTAGATGGTTCCGATAAAGAAGGAGGATATTGTGCCTTGCTGACATGGAAACACAGTGGCAAGAGGTGGAGCGGCGAACCCGTGGGACCGGGTGATTCGCTGAGAgggctctctctctttttgcccTCATAGGAAACTGACCAAAGTGGCACTCCCTTGTTGGACCTGGATGCTGAAGGTTTTGCTCCGGGTGCATCCCTGCATTATATGGAAATATGCAATCTGTTCCGACCACCGGCCAAGATGAGAACCCGGCGGCCAATGTCTCGAGACGCCTCACCATACAAACCGAGTTCTCCAGCTTACTGCCCGACACCGCCGCGTTCCCTGACTCCACCTCCACTTTCACTGGTACGCGAACTGCCTGCCGACAAGCACGCTGAGATTGCGAGCTCTGGGGGTGGTCTTCCCAAAGCCAAGAGTGACATAAACATCTTCTTGCACCACAAGGCCCTGGAAGGTGCCGTCAGAGCAGGGAGCAAATCCTCCGAAAACATGCAGGCTTCCAAGTCTCCCGAATCGCCCTTTCCAGCCAGGATGGTTAGCCACTTGACAAAGGATGTTGCCTCATTGAAAGAGGACAGTGATGTCAACTCCCAAAATCGTGACCAAAAAGGACTAACGCCACATTCTCTAGAAAATGTTGCTTCACATGGTAGTGCTTTCGAGGCACCATTGGAGACTGGTCCTAAGTGTCTTTCACATAGCATTTCAGATGAAGGCATGGGTGTGGCCACTGCTCCTGCAAGAAGGAATTCTCAAGATGTGTCTCCTTGTATACCACTCCATGCTGTGCACTCGGGTCCTGGTGAGGTTCAGTTGAAGAAGGATGATTCTTTCTCACCAAGTCAAAGCGTGGGTACAGAAAAAACCAGCATCAAGGCTGGTGGCTTGGAACCAGTATTGCACAGTCCGCAGCAGGGCACTACAGATTTCTATGTTTCATACTCCAATCCTGGGGAAGGTGGCGCTGAAGATGCAATAAGTGCGGTCAATCCCAAGTCTGGCTATGTAGGGCCAAATACAGCTGAACCAAGTGCTGTGGAACACGAACCAAAGGTTCCGGTGGCAGCAGACAAATCTTCGGCAAATGGCACTGTAGCTTTGTTGGACAGTGCAACTGCAGTTCAACAGCTGGAGGGTTCAAAGGTTTACAGTAGTGAACGGGTTTCAACAGGCCCAAAGCAGGGCACTACTGATTTTTATGTTTCGTACTCCAATCCTGTAGAAGCAGAAGCTGACAACATCCCCGTTCAAGCTGCAGTGCCTGATAATGCTGGAGCCACTGTAATAGAATCGGATGGCAAGAAGCAAGAACCTAGCTCCCTGGTTGAGTGGCATGACGAAACTTCAGGGAGGCAGGCAGCTACCAAATCTGAGAGTGGTGGAACAGAAGGAGCGCAAGCTCCCTCTACTTCAGTGCCTGATCAAAGCAAGGACAAGAATTGAGAAACAACTGTTGATGAACTTGTGCAACACAGGCTCTGTTTGAGGACCAACTTGTCGGCGATGACTGCGATGATGTGGCCATTAAGATGTGATAGGGCATTCTGAAGAATATGCTGCACTACCTCAGTGAATTTAAATGACACAGTGTGTATGGCAGAATGCTGAAAGACTATATTCATAAGAGGCAAAGTTTGatttttatgtgtgtgtttttggTGCCTTGAACCATTGCAGTTAAATTCCTACAAAATATCTAGTCAAGGATGGTATTTATTCTTGTTGCTTAAAGCAGGGTTACAGGGTATTCCAGTGTATGTACCTTTTCACATAAAGGTGGCACATCGTTCCACCATCAGCTTATAGCACCTAATGACTGTAGCACAATTGAAAGAATGGTGTACCATGTCATTGTATACGTTTTACATCGCTCGAAATTTTCGTTTGTTCAGTGGTCGGTATCTAGAGCATGACTGCCTCGACACTCTGTCCCTGTTCTTTTTCAAAATTTGTTGCAGTTAGGTGGCAAGGATGACCAGAACAGTGGTCATGAAAGAGCACAACAGTCCACCTTACCATGACCAAGCTGTGCTTAAGTACTCTTTGCGCTGTATTTGAATAAAAGCCTGCAGCAGCAGTGCGCTATTTTAGCTTCTTTTTCTATGCTCTTAGGGGGGATCCCATATGCCTGCTTGCTTATTTATCTCATAAGACTAAACATTTAACATGCAGAACATATATTAATATTAATGCACATGATTTTTTTGCTTAACTACGTGCGTGACAACATatctttactagccttcaccgaAGCCCTATTAAACTCATGTAAATAATCTCACCAGAATGGGAGCAACTGTGCTTTGTTGTTTGAATGAATATTCACAATTTTGCCACATGCAGCATGCCTTTGTGCCTTATGAGTTGGTGCTGGCATCATGCAGTTATGGTAGCTGGTAGCATTTGTGAAGTCGTTTTTGAAGTCGTTTATTTGCTTCATTTATTACTGACAATCTtctgcattgttttatataaatcttgtggctttggcattgcactAACATTTCACTAGTCATTTTGCTATTGCTTTGctcatttcttttcatttatattttACGTTATCTACAGTAGTATTGATATTGTATATTCTGATACCCTGTGTACACACAATGCATCATCTTGTTCAGTTCAGTGTGCTCTCTTGAGCACACTGCTACTTTTGCTAGTTATCATTTCACAACCAAGCAAACATCAGCAGCTGTGAATGTTGCAGGCAGAGGGAACAGAACAAAAACATATGAAGTTTGATACTTGCAGCATAATTTATTAGCTCTTTCAGACAGTACCTTGTGTAGCTTTTCCAAGTGTCGGAGTTAACAGGCACCAGATATCGGAGCATACTCCTGATAACATCATAGCAGATGGCAGTCACACTGTCATCTGCCtttaagcggaagctttagctcaggtgcttctatctaaatacatgtaaaaggagaactcgcTTTTCTTGGCAAACACTGCGCcgaatttggcgaggtttgttggattcaaaagaaaaacttaaaatctactgactgttggtttcgaatttttgatttaggctgtcaatattttattcaaaattggcaaaaatataaaattttcagaaaacgagattgtcaagtttacaactgtgtaactcTGCAATGAAAAATATCACAATTCTCTAAATTGGCtccaatagtacatctaaagcaggcaaaattgatatgttacacatgaatctcaaaagaatttagtaatatcaaaatacagcttttgcagaacccctgtacacaacgtaacaaattcacgtaagatgacatgtcaaatttgtcagctttcaatgatctaatgcatgccgtttacagaaccaagatatctgttcttgatgcagagctataaatttgtgaacttcatgcttctatCTTTTCTCaatctttcaaatttttgaaaatctgtAACAAAATTCAGGTTCTAAATCGAAAGtccacttccaacagtcgctGGAATTTAAATTTCtctgtcaaatgcaacaaataccattaaaatcggtctagggttatctcggaaaaacgtttttgtgttttacatgtatttgaatagaccacATCAGAtttgggtccgagctaaagcttcctcttaagcactgTACGTTGAAAAGCTTGGGGGTAACATAAGTCTGAGAAAGTTGGCTGTTGTAATGCGCTATTTTGTTCAGCACCAAGAAAGAGATGAAGAAGCAAAGGATGTCTGCTCTTTCTTTGCCCCTTGCTTGGCcttaaagaaaaatgcagaaGTTGTGACTTGATCTTGAAGACTGCCTAGCAGGTGGTGACTGAATTGGATtggttttctttttattgtgcaCAAAATATCTTCGGTGTGCGTGTTGAAGGATGAGGTCCTATAGTCAGACTGAAGGGGGGGACCTCCTATAACATCTGTTCGCTGTTCCGTTATGTAATTTGTAAGTTTGTATATGCTCTCTCATATATCACAGTCTTGATCAGTCATGGGATGCTCGCTAATTCGTCCTGTGACGCTCGCATGATATTGTTGAATGTCAAGAACAGTATCTACTTGCACAGTGTCTGCATGCACTTTGTTacgtaaaaaataaatgaaacctTGTGGCTCGGTCTAGGATTTTCTTCCGAGCATCTGCTAAGGTTCCAACGTTTCCCTGTTTTTCATTATTGAGCTTCCACTTCTTCGTAACTCGAGATTGTAAGTGAAAGGCCATTAGGAAAGGAATGGGAAATTGATTTTTcttttatgttatgttatgtaGATTGTCTTCTATTGATAATTCCTATTTTTGTCATAAATTTGAAATGTTTCCCCGTATTTGCAGAAAAGTCGTTGGTCTGCACGTTTCTGAATCTTTGCGACTGTCCCAAGCAGCAAATTGGCAAAGCTTTAAAAACTGTGCCTTGCATTTACATGCACTAAGGCTTGTCGCTTCTGCACAGCAATGTGTtatgtcgtttctttttattttgaatGCATTGGCAGCTTTCTGTGCTGATGCTACTTAACCCCTTAAATGTTTTATCTTGACCAAAAATGACCCtattttgcttttttattttatagCTCACTCTTAAACTTCAATCCGTCAAAAACTCTACCAAAACTTTtttagtgaatttgcttcatGCATTCAGTATGGACACCTTATTTTACCTCTTCACTATGTAATATATACATACTTGTCATTGCTACAATGTAATACCTAAAACTAGGGAAAAAGGCATAGTAAGCGTGCGAGACCAAAAACACGGCCCTTGAGTGCTAACGAAATAGCTGCTACCTATGTTGTAGAACGCAAACACTGAGTCAACATGGCTGATAAAGTTTTGACATCTATGTCAAATGAAGAAAATAACCGGGGATTTGAAACGTTGGTACAGATTAGACCATTTATAACATAACAGCTTATAATGCAGAACTGGCTATAATGCGCCTTTTTCCGACTCCCGTTTACCCTCCCACAGAACCCTTATGTATACACCTATTGCTTGTAGTGCAGCTGCGCAAGATTAAATACCGGTTATAATGCGGCTTCCATGGGAAAATCGCACAGACAAGCGTGGTAGCAAATGCTCTTGTCAATGAGGTGAGCCAGCTGATGGGAAGGGAGAGCAACAAGGGCGATGTGGAGAATGAGGAGAAGACGCGGAGCAAACGAACAAGGAACAGGTAAAAAAAAGTATGTCAGCAGTGCAATGTGGGTGCGCGGGGGTTGCCTAGGCAATGGAGAAGCCTTTGCTTGGCTGCTGCTTATCAGCGGCGTGCACTCCGCGTTAAATGCATGCGCGTTGTCGCGCTTTCGCTCTTCACTTTGTGTGCACCCGACGCGATGCATGTCATCATGAAGTGCCGATATCGCTTGTGCAATCTTGACTGCTGCCAGTTTATAAGTGGTGGTCCACAAATTTAGTTTGGAGCTTTTAGGCTGTATGTCCACGTGTGAGCTTCCCCTCTTCCTACCAGTACGCGCACATAGAAACTTGGTAGCTGTTCGCAATACTCTCTGCGGCTGGTCGCCCGAGAGACCAAACTCTACTTCACATGGGCTACCATCAGTTGCACATGCGCGTAATCACATACCCAATCTAAATCTAATCATGTATGGGTACAAACTATCAAGGGCGAGCTGTTCGCGATAGCATGCTATCCAACACCCCTGTCGACTAAACCTGATCAGTGTGCCTGGTCTGGAATCGGTGACCAAAGTTGCAGTTTGGTGCCGAGTCAACGAAACCAGTCACATTGACTGTACAGCACCTGGAAAGCAGAGGAAGCACCTCGATCAAGGGCACCCGCAACACTCAAATGGGAGCAGCGTGTTTCGCAGTCACCATGTTTTTGACTTCGTGCGCTTGCAGATCGCTCCCAAGAAATCGAATGAGACACTGTACGGTGTCCAAAATTTCAGCCGCTGTTTTACATTAGTTGTGTGGAGTTGGGGGCTGTGCCAGAGGAATATCGAATAATTAAGCAGATCTGTAAACTACTTTCCTctatgtaatattttttttttccttgtgttaCTTTGTATGTGCCACATATCCTTAAACACTAACCCTTCGACGTTCGTAAACTTAAATGAATGCAAACATGGAGCCACAAGCAGccacatattgtcacgtggtggtgacgttgaataacacagtagcaatactgtgaaagacaaaactaacttttattgggcgaacctgtgcccacaaaacaggctacacttatagcacaacgatagcggcgaacacgctcggtgatcgtcgaaaatctgatcagcgggtcaagcgcgtcggcttttatagatcagccgtcgaatgttccagattaatcgataggacccgcgtgtcttccacaaagttctacactatttgcgtcgcgcatacatgcaatcagattacacaagttgcggtgaaagacagtggagggaaccatcgataacattccagaaactccttttacatgcaggcgcgtcctgcgctgcacgataacatttgttaggtggccaaacgtggtcgcccgataaagataagtacatgtgtcattacccccctcttaaaaagcatcaacccgatgctgcaaacaaacgaaagtaataaataagcactcatagcaaagaaaacaacaaattaagggaagttcgttagcatccgtaaaacggtttaagacgcaccatgtggaccacttcaggtcgtgcgcagcactgctgtgaatgcgaaatgccgtctggcacgacctcatagccggtgcgccaatacatcggatgaccttgtagggttcgaaatagcgtcgcagtagtttctcactctgtcctcgtcggcgtatcggggtccatacccaaacacggtcgccgggctggtactcgacgaagcgtcatcggaggttgtagtgtcggctgtcggtacgctgctggtttttgatctgtaggcgggcgagttgtcgggcttcttcggcacgctacacgtgtcaatatgtgcCACGTTGACACGTgcaatacacgtgtcaatatgcatgGCTGCTTGGTCTTCATATATTGCATGCGTGCAGCCTTTGAAAAATTTGTTTTGGTTATAATGCGAAACCACTTATAGTGGGGATATTTGCTGCTCCGGCGACTTATGCTATAAGCAGTTAATGCTCTTCAGGAGCTGTCTGTGTGCTAGAAGAAAAAGTATGTACGCATGCTAAGTTAATCCAAATCACCTTTAAAATGGGAGTATTGAGTTGACAAGCTGAGCTCATCCAAAACAAGTCGTCAGTGGGGGACATATCGCTTAATTAAAAGCATATTTTTATATATAGGGACATTTTGATAAAACTTGCATCATCTATGTATTATTACATGCTCATGTCAAATATGCGAATTATTTTGCTTTGCAACAAGCAGTTGAGTAATTAAAATATTAAGAAATTTGTTTTTGTGGGGGTTAGTTCAAGGTGAGCTGTCTATGAAATGATAGTTATGAAGGAAGTTGCATATCAAAATGATCTTTGATGATCAGAGTTTGAAGTGTCGCAAAAACGAATGTGGTAGACTAATTTGGACCAACGTTGTATCATGTCAAACATTTTATATCAATAACCGATAGTGATACCTAGGATAAATTatgacttttaaaaaatttcCATATTTGATATTTTAAGCCTTCTTCACCCTCTATTTGTCTGGCTTTCTTTCATAAAAAAGGCAGAGAGAACAAACGTTAATAATGCGAATCACTGAGAAAGAGTTCTTTCTTCACCCAAggcgggtggcctcctcagtTCAGGTAGCCATTGGTCATAGCTGCTTCCTTGGCCTGGTTCACCTGCTTTCGCTGACCCTCCAAGTTCGTGGTCGCGAGCGTGGCCTCTTGCAATTCTTGACAGTCTTCTTCTGTGGTTTTGTTTTCGGTTCTTAATTGAGCTTTTtgattgttgggttcagcaagatTAGGACACCCCATCACCATGTGACAAAGGGATTTCTGGCGCCCCGCAGCACAGGCAAAGGTTTGAGAAT
This Dermacentor albipictus isolate Rhodes 1998 colony chromosome 1, USDA_Dalb.pri_finalv2, whole genome shotgun sequence DNA region includes the following protein-coding sequences:
- the LOC135918171 gene encoding uncharacterized protein isoform X4 yields the protein MVMTHTTLCSPAPFSDEPTAVAERERCDYNIKITKEMAASGQAPRPIRVYADGIYDLFHQGHARQLMQAKSAFPNVYLIVGVNSDHLTHTMKGRTVMNDAERYEAVRHCRYVDEVLRDAPWVIDDAFLQKNKIDFVAHDEIPYCMGNEEDVYKFIKEKGMFLATQRTDGISTSDLVARIVKDYDVYVRRNLARGYSARDMNVSFLNEKKFLLQNKMDELKDKSKQLVENFEGKRHELIQKWEEKSREFIFNFLELFGREGRLETDQSGTPLLDLDAEGFAPGASLHYMEICNLFRPPAKMRTRRPMSRDASPYKPSSPAYCPTPPRSLTPPPLSLVRELPADKHAEIASSGGGLPKAKSDINIFLHHKALEGAVRAGSKSSENMQASKSPESPFPARMVSHLTKDVASLKEDSDVNSQNRDQKGLTPHSLENVASHGSAFEAPLETGPKCLSHSISDEGMGVATAPARRNSQDVSPCIPLHAVHSGPGEVQLKKDDSFSPSQSVGTEKTSIKAGGLEPVLHSPQQGTTDFYVSYSNPGEGGAEDAISAVNPKSGYVGPNTAEPSAVEHEPKVPVAADKSSANGTVALLDSATAVQQLEGSKVYSSERVSTGPKQGTTDFYVSYSNPVEAEADNIPVQAAVPDNAGATVIESDGKKQEPSSLVEWHDETSGRQAATKSESGGTEGAQAPSTSVPDQSKDKN
- the LOC135918171 gene encoding uncharacterized protein isoform X3 translates to MSGSQRKRTRVDNAVSLDGPATKRMTLCSPAPFSDEPTAVAERERCDYNIKITKEMAASGQAPRPIRVYADGIYDLFHQGHARQLMQAKSAFPNVYLIVGVNSDHLTHTMKGRTVMNDAERYEAVRHCRYVDEVLRDAPWVIDDAFLQKNKIDFVAHDEIPYCMGNEEDVYKFIKEKGMFLATQRTDGISTSDLVARIVKDYDVYVRRNLARGYSARDMNVSFLNEKKFLLQNKMDELKDKSKQLVENFEGKRHELIQKWEEKSREFIFNFLELFGREGRLETDQSGTPLLDLDAEGFAPGASLHYMEICNLFRPPAKMRTRRPMSRDASPYKPSSPAYCPTPPRSLTPPPLSLVRELPADKHAEIASSGGGLPKAKSDINIFLHHKALEGAVRAGSKSSENMQASKSPESPFPARMVSHLTKDVASLKEDSDVNSQNRDQKGLTPHSLENVASHGSAFEAPLETGPKCLSHSISDEGMGVATAPARRNSQDVSPCIPLHAVHSGPGEVQLKKDDSFSPSQSVGTEKTSIKAGGLEPVLHSPQQGTTDFYVSYSNPGEGGAEDAISAVNPKSGYVGPNTAEPSAVEHEPKVPVAADKSSANGTVALLDSATAVQQLEGSKVYSSERVSTGPKQGTTDFYVSYSNPVEAEADNIPVQAAVPDNAGATVIESDGKKQEPSSLVEWHDETSGRQAATKSESGGTEGAQAPSTSVPDQSKDKN
- the LOC135918171 gene encoding uncharacterized protein isoform X2 encodes the protein MILPFLLEEACPNKHVWIPKEKDARGQCCLARWTCHKTHESVIRRHMVMTHTTLCSPAPFSDEPTAVAERERCDYNIKITKEMAASGQAPRPIRVYADGIYDLFHQGHARQLMQAKSAFPNVYLIVGVNSDHLTHTMKGRTVMNDAERYEAVRHCRYVDEVLRDAPWVIDDAFLQKNKIDFVAHDEIPYCMGNEEDVYKFIKEKGMFLATQRTDGISTSDLVARIVKDYDVYVRRNLARGYSARDMNVSFLNEKKFLLQNKMDELKDKSKQLVENFEGKRHELIQKWEEKSREFIFNFLELFGREGRLETDQSGTPLLDLDAEGFAPGASLHYMEICNLFRPPAKMRTRRPMSRDASPYKPSSPAYCPTPPRSLTPPPLSLVRELPADKHAEIASSGGGLPKAKSDINIFLHHKALEGAVRAGSKSSENMQASKSPESPFPARMVSHLTKDVASLKEDSDVNSQNRDQKGLTPHSLENVASHGSAFEAPLETGPKCLSHSISDEGMGVATAPARRNSQDVSPCIPLHAVHSGPGEVQLKKDDSFSPSQSVGTEKTSIKAGGLEPVLHSPQQGTTDFYVSYSNPGEGGAEDAISAVNPKSGYVGPNTAEPSAVEHEPKVPVAADKSSANGTVALLDSATAVQQLEGSKVYSSERVSTGPKQGTTDFYVSYSNPVEAEADNIPVQAAVPDNAGATVIESDGKKQEPSSLVEWHDETSGRQAATKSESGGTEGAQAPSTSVPDQSKDKN
- the LOC135918171 gene encoding uncharacterized protein isoform X1 gives rise to the protein MRGPLRNRAVRHVAVDPDEAAKTTSEEGKRSFMLNRSGGLKVLADARAVVSMRLVGGVTHVARSSASASYHWLLPLRLRKPVQTSMSGSQRKRTRVDNAVSLDGPATKRMTLCSPAPFSDEPTAVAERERCDYNIKITKEMAASGQAPRPIRVYADGIYDLFHQGHARQLMQAKSAFPNVYLIVGVNSDHLTHTMKGRTVMNDAERYEAVRHCRYVDEVLRDAPWVIDDAFLQKNKIDFVAHDEIPYCMGNEEDVYKFIKEKGMFLATQRTDGISTSDLVARIVKDYDVYVRRNLARGYSARDMNVSFLNEKKFLLQNKMDELKDKSKQLVENFEGKRHELIQKWEEKSREFIFNFLELFGREGRLETDQSGTPLLDLDAEGFAPGASLHYMEICNLFRPPAKMRTRRPMSRDASPYKPSSPAYCPTPPRSLTPPPLSLVRELPADKHAEIASSGGGLPKAKSDINIFLHHKALEGAVRAGSKSSENMQASKSPESPFPARMVSHLTKDVASLKEDSDVNSQNRDQKGLTPHSLENVASHGSAFEAPLETGPKCLSHSISDEGMGVATAPARRNSQDVSPCIPLHAVHSGPGEVQLKKDDSFSPSQSVGTEKTSIKAGGLEPVLHSPQQGTTDFYVSYSNPGEGGAEDAISAVNPKSGYVGPNTAEPSAVEHEPKVPVAADKSSANGTVALLDSATAVQQLEGSKVYSSERVSTGPKQGTTDFYVSYSNPVEAEADNIPVQAAVPDNAGATVIESDGKKQEPSSLVEWHDETSGRQAATKSESGGTEGAQAPSTSVPDQSKDKN